The Aspergillus luchuensis IFO 4308 DNA, chromosome 4, nearly complete sequence DNA window CATTGAGAAAATCCTGCAGTTGCTGGTTGTCTGAGACTAGATCTTCAATATTCGCTCCCGGAAgaccttcatcctcttcaccaaatTGTAAAGGAGATACGGGCGCAAAGCTCAAATCGCCAATGGTAGGGTTGAATGGCTCGTTGGATGCGCCAACAGAATATGTTCCACGAGATGGGATCCATGCCTTTTTGACAACCATCTTCCCCTGAGTCAACGTACCAGTCTTATCCGAGCAGATATCAGTAACAGCACCGAGGGCCTCCAGCGAGTCGAGTTTGCGAACGATGACATTCCGCTCCACCATACGCTTGGTGCCGActgccatggtgatggtgagtaCAACCACCAAGCACGCCGGAATCATACTGATACCGGTCGCAACCGCGTACATGATGACTTCGTTGTTACTGCTGAAATAGTTTGCGGCCATGCAAACAATGGCAAACACAACAGCGACACCAAACAACAAACAAGCTAGCTTCGACAACTTCCTTTGCAGGGGCGTCCCGATATTGACGCCAAGGAAGCGACCGACGGCATCCGTTCCCGTGAGAGTCCATGCCTCGAGATACCAGCGTTTCTTGGTTTCTCCGTCAGGGCCACGCTTGACGGGACGACGTTTGGTGTTGCTATTGCGCAAGGCGAGGGCGATAGAACCAATCTCAGTGGACATGCCTGTGCCAATGACCACACCACGAGCACGGCCGCGGGTAACGGTGCTCGAGCTGTACGCGATGTTAAGACGGTCGCCCGGGCCTGTATCTTCCTTGAAAGTGGAATCACATTCTTTCTGAACAGGGAGTGATTCGCCAGTCAGGAGGGCCTCATCGGTCTCGAAATTGACGGCTTCAACTAGGCTGTTCAGAGACGAATTAGTATCGTTGCAGTCCAGGCTATCTCACATAATGAAAGAAGACCAACCGTATATCCGCGGGAACAGTATCTCCAGTCCTCAACTCCACCATGTCACCCGGAACAATCTCCTGCGATGGAATCGAAAAGGTCTGCCCCCCTCGTGAGACTGTACCGGTCGGCGACGAGAGTGAGTGAAGCGATTCCATAGTCTTTTCCGCGGCGTACTCTTGAAAGAACCCGACGACGATATTGAGGACAATGACAGCACAGATCACACCACCCTCGATCCACGACTGAATCCCGAAACTGACCGCCATGGCCAGAATCAACACCTGCAGCAAAGAATTGGATCAGATATCGGAATCTCAGACGTATTTCATGCCACAAAATGGAGAGTGGGCCGCTTAACTAGCATCATGGCGTTCGCCACCTGGCGAAGGAGGATCTTTGCAATGGAAACACTTTCGCCTTCATCCAGCTTATTGGGGCCGTACTGGTCcagacgacgacgagctTCTTCCGGAGACAAGCCATCGTCGAGAGCTGTACCCAATTCCTTGATGACAGTCTCATAAGTCAGAGCGTGGGCTGGTCCACTCAATGGACCTGGGATGGCCCCGGGGCCCCGGTCGGAAGTGGAATGTTGCTTCTCGGCTGGCATTAGAGATGGCAGGTATGCTGTACTCAGCAGGTTACACGGATCAAGTGCGTATGGCAAAGCTCAGCGGGATACCCTTCCGCGCGGGGAAGAGGCTATTTAAGAGATTGGGAACGACCTCGTGTAAGTCTCTGGATCTGGGTGCCCCAGACTCATCCTTGCCCCCAGCTCCCCAGTAAATTCATCTATTGCCCCGTAGGGTTGGCGGAAAGTTTAACAGGAGGGGCAGGCATTGGCGCCGAGACTGTGCCAGCATCCCGCTCCGCAGAACTCGGCTGCTGTACTTTGGGTGACCCAACAGAATAAACTCTGCCAAGCCTCCAGAATCCCAAAATGCAGATTTGGCTAATGGACATTGAGTACGAATTTTGACGTGTAGTCGGTGCCTCGCCGCACGGATTTTACTCCTAATCGAATTAATCCATTCGAGGTGGACACCACTTTTTGCAGGCAATCATGGTAGTGTGAAGGATGAGCAAGATCTGGTCAAACAACCCAGAAAAAGGAAGGTGAGCACACATTACCAACAGTAATCTGGCCAAGAAAGTCTGCTTGGAAAATGTTAGCCAATGCCAATCTGGCCCAGGAGAAGACGAAAGgtaattataaatagataggGCATCTTCACAGCTGTCCAGGTACTATTACCAAATCCGAGTGCATATGATCCTGGGCAGGACTGGGGACTGGGGAGCATCGATGGCGGAGATTGGGTGCCCGGCGGAAATCTATCCACCCTTGGCACCTGGGCGGATGTCTAGACACCTTGGCAACTTGGGGTTGTGGATTCCGCCCACATTCCCTGGTGTTGCATGTGAAATATTCTCTTGAGAAGTCTGTCAGCGGACATAGTAATCAATTGTGTGAATGAAagataattagtatatagaaCGACGAGTTgccgatcgatcgatcatgATGCACAAcctaagaaaaatatatcaCTACCCTTTTCAGTTcatgagggggagggatatGGATTGAATAAGATTACCATCATTAGTAACAATGCAATTTAAATAAGACGGAATACATAAATGCGATCAGAAGTCCTGATATCTCTAATCTTCTATACCCTGGTTTCTATATCCTCTAATTCTTGCTTAATGGTGTGAAAGACCCCATAATCACGGCATTTGCCCTCCAAAGCCTCCGTGACCTGTTTGCTGAAGTTTTCTCCGCATGATAGGCGCTACCAGCACATCGCATCAATCCACCGTCAATAACTGCTCGCAGAACCCCCCGAATCCGCGCGCCCGATCGTGAATGTGGATCTCCAGGATCCAGTGCCGCATGTGCCCATCGCGACCGGGAACCATCATCTTATCCCCATTCCCTTGTGCGATATACAAACTGATTTTATCATTCGGAATTCTCTCATGCGGAAAAGAACCCACCAGGTGACCTGCGATGGGAGCACCGAAATCCCATCCCGCTTGTTGAACCTCCTGGCAGGCGATGGCGTACAATTCTTCCGCCGTCATATCTGGGTTCTCTCGAAACCGTCGCTTGACCGTGTGCCATATGGGGTCCAGCGCATCGCGTAGTTTCAGCTTCGCCGGGTCATCTCCCAAAACATATGTGCGCCCGAAGTCCGCTTCCCATTCTTCGAAGACTGGGCCGAGGTCCACCACCAGGATATCGTCGGGCTGAATGATGCGATCGGGCGGGTTCTCGGCAAAGGGACTCAGGGTGTTTGGTCCACTGCGAACCACTCGTTTATGCCAGTGAGTACGGACTCCATGGCGTTTAGCTCCCAGCTCGTGGATCTCAGTGCTGAGTGTCTTTTCACTCACGCCCGGTCGAATCAGGTCTCGTTCGATTTCCTCAAATAGTTGCACCGCTTTGTTTTGCGCGTCGAGAAGGTAGGCAGCGCGGTCGCTTTCAATTGATGTTGACATTTTAAATAGCAATAGCGACAACGAAGTCCCAGGCCAGGAAACTAAGTTGGGAAGGGAAGTTTTTTGAGAAATGCGATGACTCCCAGAAGATGTGGGGGTGCGGGACAGACAAGGATGACAAATGGAGCTAAGCTCACTCGGTCGCATTGCGTCGAAGCGGGGTTGACATCTCCATAGGTGGGGGGCTGATTTGGAGAATATCATCACAACCACAATCTACAGTATTAGAGTCTATATTGCAGCAATATGGACACTGCTGTCGCTGCTGACATCCCACTTACCCAAACATTTCACTACCATTCCACTACTCACGAATACGCTGTGCGTTGGACCGCATTAGGTGATGCTTCCGGGCCACCTTTGATCTTCGTGCATGGCACCCCGTGGTCTTCGCGGGTTTGGCATGTCTTTGCTCGTTCCCTGGCTAGATATTTCCATGTCTATCTCTTTGACAACCCGGGGTTTGGCGATAGTCCACTGGGTATCCCTCTCTCAGGGAAAGAGGCACTAATCAGTAACGAAGTCGCCCTAGATGGAGACCTCGCTCAGCAGTCGGAAGTGTTTGCTGCTCTTTACAAAACCTGGTCCAAGGATTGGCCTCGGGTTTATGATAAGGCACATGTTGTCGCACACGATCATGGGGGACTGATGAGTTTACGGGCGCACCTTATCCATTCTTGCGCATTTGCCAGTTTGTGTCTGATCAATGTGGTTGCTTTGGGGCCATTCGGGCAACCTTTGTTCAAATCAGTGGCGGAAAATGAAGAGGCCTTTACCAGTTTGACCGGTCCGATGTTCGAAGGAATGGTCGAGGCATATATCCGGAATGCAGCATTTACAGAGTTGAGCAAGGAAACGATGGACATGTTGAAGCGCCCGTGGATCATCAACGAGGAAGGCCGGAAAGGCTTCATTAGACAAATGGCGCAAGCCAACAGTCGCAGTACAGAGGCAGTCGAGGGGAGATACTCCGAAGTGGGCCAGGTGATGCCAGTCAGAATTATCTGGGGGACAGAAGACCAATGGATCCCGGTGGAGACGGCAGAGAGACTGAGAACGAAGTTGAATGCCAGAGAGGTGGTGCTCATCGAAGGAGCCGGTCATCTCGTCATGTATGATCAGGAGGGGAGATTAGGAGTGGAattgggatggtggttgaGTAAAGTCAGCCACGACCGGGAGTAAGGAGGTATATACTTCACTTGTACAGAGTACAATTAGTTATGTACTACTCGAAATAATGCCTGATGTAAATACAACGGCTGGTGTTCAGCAAACACAACAAACACTAGCCCATCATGTGATGTGATCGCCAGCTGCTGGGCATCTCCACTTGGTCTCCCCCACTCTTTCTGAGAATCCACGGCTCCTCAAGCGTCCGCTCTATTTACTATATGCGGACGGGCCAACGGTCCGGATAGCAGCCATGTCAACAGAGCCCCTCTTACCATCTTATGCCTCTGCTACTCAGCATGATGCCAGTCCCCATGTCAGGCGCCATTCTGCCCGTCGACGGACCTCCCTCGTCATTCCAGCGGCTCCCGTCATCCAAACCTTGAGTGGGCTCACATTCATGACAACGGCGATCATCTCCACCGTCTGGGCTTACCGAAGCTATGTACCTCCCCCAGAGCTGGTATGTTTGTCGCCCCATTGATATGAAAATGTCTAAACAACTTCATCAAGTCCCCAGCAGAGCCGCCTTCGTTACTCCCATATTTCGCATCGCTGTGCCTTACCATTTCGCTCGGCTTCTGGGTCGGATATTTACTGTTCATCCTATATGATGGAGCCGGCGGGCCAAGAATGCAACGAAAAGTCGTCATCGGGGCTTCCACCGTGGGAAAGTTGGTTCTAGCGGGGGCTCATATAGGGGTTTGGCTAGGGTACAAATATCTGCTCACCGGCTCGAAGCAGCCCAGCTGGGCACTGATGTTTCTAGCAACACAGGCTTGGTGGGATGTTCTGCTGTTGGTGGTTTATTCATGTCTCAGAGCCCCAGTGGAACCACGAGTACGATGGTGAGGTGGACGCCGCtgtttcatcatcctggctgctattaatatagtttccTGATTTCTGTACGCATCCTTCATCCTTGAGCGGCGAGTATGTTAACTATCTTCAGACGGTCGTAGATCAATGGTGCGTTCTCCCCAGACAGTGAATGGTTTTGACAGGGCTCTTCGGCTACAGCCCTCTAGAAGACACGATAACCTTTCCATGCTAGCTTGTTATTGAGTATTTACGAATTTCGATTGCCTTCCAAGATTGGCCATAATTGCACTCCAAGATTCTCTTATCGCTAAGTAGACGACTAACCGCATAGCCATGCCGGTTTGGGTAAGGGCGCAGTGCGGCCAGAGCCGGCGGTTTCCCGAACGGGTGCCCGATACCCTTCTGGTCCATCTCTTAAGGAGCAGGCACTTGATCTCAACAACTACCTGTATGGTTACTGCTTTGCGGATTCCAAGCTGCGTGGTGTGATTTACCATAACCTTTACAAGTAAGCTCTTCTTACCACTGCATTCTATCATTTCCATACTGAACCTGGATTTTAGTGACGTGCCTGAATATGCAAGCTATACTTGAAGCAGTCCCTTCGCGTTATCGAGGCCCTGGTGGAGCGGTCGCCATCATCAAGGATGGTGAACTGGCTGGAAAGTATACCTGGGGTTATGCGGATTTGCGAAAACGGATCCCCATGACTGCTTCAACACTGATGCCAATCTGCTCGATTACGAAGCAGATGTTGTGTTTGATCCTCAAGGGTCTGGAGCGCAACCCCACACCAGCCATGGTGGAGCGAGGCGATATACCTCAGCAACTGTCGGATGCTTTTCGCCAGTTGGTCTCTCCCGAGCTCATCGACAACAACGGTCTCCGAATCGACCACCTCTGTAACAATCAATCGGGCATCCGAGACTATTGGGCCATGTCGATGTTCTGGGGCACACAACCGGAAGGGGGGTTCACTCTCGCGGAAGACGCCAAGAAAGCGCTTGACCGGACTAAGTCCCTCCATTTCCAACCAGGCACACAATTCTCCTACTGTAACCTCAACTTTCATATCCTTGCTCGCATTGTCGAGCACGTTAGTGGAACATCTCTCGGCGAACTGCTCTCGGAACGACTCTTTTTGCCTGCTGGGATGAAAACTGCAACCCTCTGCGCAGACAACGCCGAGTTGCCTCTGCCATGCGTCGGGTACGAAGGCAATGAATCTTTTGGCTATATACCGGCCGTCAACCGAACTCAATGGTCCGGTGACGCCGGCGTCGTGGCCAGCCTGGAGGATATGATCGCGTACGAATGTTATCTGGACAAGGCATGGGCCGATCAGGAGAGTGTGTATCGAGAGATCGCGAAAGAGCCGTTATTCGATGACGGTACACCAGCTGGGTATGGATATGGCTTGGAACATATAAAGTATGGGCAGACTGCGACAATCGGCCATGGCGGGGCCATTCGTGGATATCGCCTGCACCGGACCCAAGCACCAACAGAACGAGTTGCCGTTGTGGCTATGCTGAATCACGAAATAGATGCCGCAGAGGTAGCTGGGCATATCCTTCAGCAAGCTCTTAGTCTCCCTACACAGCATGGGCTGCCTTCCATGCCGGCCCCAAACTGGGCGGGAATTTACTTTGATCCGGACGCACAATTGGTGGTTGAAGTTCGCCTTGGGGGACCAGGAGAAGTCATCGTTACGTATAcgggtgatgatgagacaCTGAAGCTCACTGAGGAATTTGAAGCACAGTCGGACCTGGCAACTGCTACGCTGTGTTCCGATATCCTCATAATCCACCGTAAATACGAAAACCGTAATATCCAGGCGAAACGGATTATTGCTGGTCAACAGGCGCCCAAGGGCGACTATGTCGGCCGATACCATTGTACGGAAATGGACTCCATCTTTCTATGCAGCGGAGCCGGTGGTATGCTGTACGGATCGTTCAAGGGATTCCTCGGCCACGGGCCCGCTGAGCTCATGCGATACCTGGGAGACGACATTTGGTTTCTCGTATGCGCACGAGGCCTAGATGCACCAGCACCGGGGAACTGGACTGTTGTATTTCAACGTGACGTACAGGGcgaggtggtgggtgttaCGTTCGGGTGTTGGTTGGCCAGAAAGATTACCTTTGTGAAGGACAGGACCCCTTAGAAAATGGATTAGATTTTGGGATTCATAGCTtcaggaagggggaggaacaGCGCGGTGAACAGTCCACAGACACTTGCATTTTTGGAACACACATAGCTCGGGGTATCGTTATCTTGGACAGGCCATCCCATTCCAGATGGGACTGACGAACAGCGCAACAAAGCTAGAACCATTGATATCATGCTACCGCTACCCTCACTCAAAGAGAGTGCTACAGACAAAAGATTCGATCATAACATGAATCCCAGTGGAGTAAGAGTACTAAGCCCGAGGGACAACAGTCGCGAGACGTAAAGGTAATCGACACAAAAGTGAGGACGCACGCCCTCCCATAGGAGACAAGCCAAGAGCAAGCAACTCGAAAATTTTCGAGCCCTACAAAATCACGCACATAGAAAGCCCCTAAGGGAAATTTCATTGAGGACAACCCCCGGTAGTGGGTTGTAGACTTGTCACAGTCCGGAGAAAGAAAGTCCGCTtgtcacacacacacaaagaAACAGCGAAAATTTGCTGTTGCCACGGAACTGGGGCGAGTCGACTCGAGTCGAGCTTGAGGTGGTGCCGACTTGGTGGGCATTCCCGCGTGGTCACAAGTATGCGGGATTATTCAGAGCGATTCATTTGGTTCCCACCCGTCGGTCGGTCGCGAACACGGCTTGCCCTCTCCCACGAGGTTACAGACCAGAGATAACCGGAACTGCACTTCTTTGGGCCACAAAAATCCCGCAGTGATGGTGTCAGCACCAAGCGAAGTCAGGATGGACCAATGTATATTGGCAGGATGGCAAATCTGACATCTTGTGCGAAGGCAACACGGGGTGCTTCCTTTGACCCTTGCTACAAATGTCCAGTTGTGCGGAAAGCAGCCAAATAAGATTGCGGATAGAATCGCTACTGGATGTTGATGTACGAAAAACAAAAACGATATCAGACATCACCCTGGCATGAGGGCCGTGATTGGGAGGGTGGATGTGTAGTTCTACAGCTTGCCAGGCCAGCCCCCACGTGGAGATGCTTATTTCCGGGAGCAGGCCAATCGGCGACAGATGAAGCAGAGTCTATCGGCAATAGGAATCTCATCCCAGCGTTGATGCAAAGCCATGACCCAGCAATGCTATCTACTACCGTCTCACCTGTTCTCCACGTGCGAGATTATTTGCAAATCGCACAGACAGCTCTGAGCACCAGGTTTTGTCATCGAGTTCGGCCTGTGAGAGGAAGACCTGTGGATGGATAGCACCCACTTCGGTGACTCGTCTTGTAAGGGAAAATGATGACAAAATTTACTGGACTGCCACCAGCCCCATGTTGGTAGAGAGTACCTGCTATAGTAGTATGTCTGCCAGCTTTGCTTGACCGGAGCAATCCATGGTAAGGCAACCAGGATCCACAGGGCCAGTGAGGGATTTCCCAGAGCCAGTTCCTGACAGCCGCTTCCCTGCACTAGCAGCAGGACACTGTTAATCTCTCGTATGGCTTTGGGGGTCCACACAATCCTCTTTGCCCTTCATGGCAGCTGAAACCGTCTGCCTGTCCGTCCTCAGACGCCGTGACACATTTTTTTCTCGCTTCCCTCCACGATATAGGGACTGCCATCCCACCCTACCATGACTTTTTGGGACTGGTTCGAGCTCACTATGACGGCCTGGAAGCAGATAAATAGATGGAGGGGCTTCTCAGGAGGATGCTGTTGAATTTTCCGCACCACCCCTTCATCCCCAGCCAATCCATATCTGTCATCCGCATCATACAATTGAATTCTACCCAGTGCATCACTGCACATTATCGAGAGTGTCATCCAAGAGTGATCTGTCTCATTTTTgttctgcatcatcatgactACTCCCACCGCTGCTGTGTCTGCGGACCAGCCAGATGATGCTTCATCCACCCTGGACCTGGAAGCCGATAAAGAGACCCCCAATGACCAGGTGCGAAGCACTGCCCGATCCCAGCGAATCACCTTCGACGGTCCCAATGTACATGACGGCACTCGGTCTATATACTCCCCTGGCGACAAACGTTCCCGCAGTCGAGATACCATTCGCAGCACTCGCAGTATTCCCCAGTCCCCAACGGCAGCTGGAATCCCAATCGAGTTCCGTACCCTTTCGTTTCAAATCTCCGAATCCCAGGCAGCCCCAGAACATGTGCTGAAAGAgcgaggaaaggaagagaaaaaaccAGATCAGGACTATTTCGAAAGTCTGGACTTCCATGTACTTGCCATCGACCGGTTGTGCCAGCAGTTCAATGTCGACGCAGGCCGTGGTTTGAGTACTGACGCGGCAGCTAATCGTCTTCAACGCGACGGGAAGAACATCATCGCACACCATGGGGAGAATTatgtgaagaagatccttgGCTATGTTTTTGGTGGCTTCTGCTCGGTCCTCTGGATCGGCGTGATTATCTTCTTCATATGCTGGAAACCGCTCAGCAATCCTCCCTCAGTGACAAACCTGGCCATGGCCATcctggtcatcatcgtcatcatcctgcaAGCATCGTTCTCCGCCTTCCAGGATTGGTCGACATCGCGCGTGATGAAATCGATCCTGGGCCTCCTGCCTGCGGAAGCTCTTGTTCTCCGCGAAGGTAACTTGATTAAGCTGCCAGCCACTGACCTTGTTGCGGGAGATGTCGTCCATATTTCCATTGGCAACAAGGTGCCGGCTGACATGCGCATCATCAAAAGCTCGGGGGATGTTCGATTCGATCGGTCCATTCTGACGGGAGAGTCCGATGAAGTCGAGGGTGCCACCGACGCAACCGACAAAAACTTCCTTGAGACCCGCAATATCGCCTTCATGGGCACCGGTGTCACCAATGGCAATgctgttggtgttgttgtcctGACTGGGAGTCGCTCCGTCATGGGTCGCCTGGCGTCCATTACAGCAGAcgtgaaggagaagccaACGCTCATCCAGAAGGAGATCACGCGCTTCGTACGGATCATTGTGGTGCTGACCGTCATCCTAGCGGCAGCCATCCTTTTCACCTGGGTGGGCTGGCTGCGCGTTGACCACCCACAATACATGAGCGTTGTTGAGATGTTGAACGATGTTATGGGCTGCGTGGTCGCCTTCATCCCCGAGGGTATGCCGGTCGGCGTTGCCCTCACTTTAATGATCGTCGcaaagaggatgaaggcaaACAACATCCTGCCCAAGGGACTGGCGACAGTGGAAACCCTTGGCTGCGTCAACGTGATCTGCTCAGACAAAACCGGGACATTGACCCAGAATAAGATGTTTGTGCAGTCGGTGGGCCTCGTGGACCAGGAGTTCTTTGTTGAGGATCTGGTGGCCGCACAGCAGAAGTCGATTCCCCTTCCAGAACCTCTTGAGCCCCTCCTGCGAGGCTCCAAGCTCTGTAACGATGCCTTCTTTGACCAAGAAACATTGGCCTTGCCAATTCCTGAACGCGTCGTAAATGGCAATGCGACCGACGCGGCCGTTTTACGTTTGGCTGAGATGCTCAGAGCAGATGGACAGACCGACCTTCATAATTACCGACGCACCCATCAAATACCCTTCAACTCGAAAAACAAGTGGATGCTTACTGTCCACCAAAATCCGTCCTCCTCGAGCCACAGCCTCATCTACGTCAAAGGAGCCCCAGATGTTCTTCTGCCCAAGTGTACTTCGTACTGGTCCAAAGACGGTGTGGCCAAGCCTCTGGATGCTGCTGCGAAGGACATGTTTACTGCATTCCAACAAAAGCTCTCCCGCCGCGCCCAGCGAGTCATTGTTCTTTGCCAGCGGGAATATGCACCGACTGCTGCGCTGGGCACGAACCAGTTCAACGATGAGCTGCTAGCCAATGGCGTGCAGGACTTGACAATTATCGGCATCTTTGGTATCATCGACCCTCCCCGTCCGGAGATTCCTGAAACCGTGGCGGCCTGTCGACGCGCTGGCATTCGCTTCTTCATGGTGACCGGTGATTTTGGTCTGACTGCTGCGGCAATTGCACGGGACATTGGTATTTTCACCGGAACTGCTGAGCCGGATACCGTCGCGGACCTGGTATCATCCGCAGTCGCAGCGCCAGCTGAGAAGGATGAGGGAAGATCGAGACGTAGTCTGCTGGTGGAAGGGTCGCAGATCTCGACTCTTAACGAAGACCAGTGGAATTCAATCTGCCAGTATGAGGAGATTGTCTTTGCCCGTACCACTCCGGAGCAAAAGCTGCGCATCGTCGAGGAGCTTAAGTCTCGAGACAGTGTGGTGGCCGTGACAGGCGACGGTGTCAATGATGCTCCCGCCTTGCGTGCAGCTGATGTTGGAATTGCCATTGTCTCAGGCAGTGATGTTGCCATCGAAGCGGCGGACCTAGTTTTGTTGGATAAGTTCGATTCCATTGTGGAGGCGATCCGCCTGGGCCGGCTGGTCTTCCAGAACCTCCAGAAGGTCATCGCTTATCTGCTTCCGGCGGGCAGTTGGTCTGAGATTTGGCCAGTGATCATGaacgtcttcttcggcgtaCCGTTGCCGCTCAGCTCCTTcctgatgatcatcatctgtgTGTTCACAGATCTGTTCTTGTCGCTGTCGCTCatcatggagaaggaagagttcGACCTGCTCAGCCTTCCGCCTCGCAACCACAAAACCGACCACCTCATTAACCTCCGCATCTACGGACAGTCCTACCTATTTGTCGGAGTTATGGAAGCCTTTTGTGCCCATATCATGTTCTTCCTGTACATGTACAAGAAAGCCGGCATCCCTTTCCACGCCCTGGTATTCGCATTCGAGAAATACTCCGACGGCTTCTACGGCTACACAGAGGCCGAGCTGACGCACTTCAACTATGTGGGACAGAGCGTGTATTTCGTCACGTTGGTCATCATGCAATGGGGCAATATACTCTCCGTCCGGAGCAAGCGCATGTCCATCCTGCAGGCCGATCCCATTCGCGCTAAACGCCGTAATCCATGGCTGCCTCTGGCTATGCTCGTGTCCTTGGTCATTGCTATTTTTGTGACGGAGGTGCCTGGCCTGCAGTCACTTTTCAATACTGCTTCCATTCCATTGGAATATTGGTTCATTCCATTGGGTCTGGCGATTGGCGTCCTGGTCATGGATGAGTTGCGGAAGGTGTTGGTGCGCATGTTTCCGCGGGGACC harbors:
- a CDS encoding M24 family metallopeptidase (COG:S;~EggNog:ENOG410PWGQ;~InterPro:IPR036005,IPR000994;~MEROPS:MER0002038;~PFAM:PF00557), translating into MSTSIESDRAAYLLDAQNKAVQLFEEIERDLIRPGVSEKTLSTEIHELGAKRHGVRTHWHKRVVRSGPNTLSPFAENPPDRIIQPDDILVVDLGPVFEEWEADFGRTYVLGDDPAKLKLRDALDPIWHTVKRRFRENPDMTAEELYAIACQEVQQAGWDFGAPIAGHLVGSFPHERIPNDKISLYIAQGNGDKMMVPGRDGHMRHWILEIHIHDRARGFGGFCEQLLTVD
- a CDS encoding alpha/beta fold hydrolase (COG:S;~EggNog:ENOG410PUXD;~InterPro:IPR000073,IPR029058;~PFAM:PF12697,PF12146,PF00561), with amino-acid sequence MDTAVAADIPLTQTFHYHSTTHEYAVRWTALGDASGPPLIFVHGTPWSSRVWHVFARSLARYFHVYLFDNPGFGDSPLGIPLSGKEALISNEVALDGDLAQQSEVFAALYKTWSKDWPRVYDKAHVVAHDHGGLMSLRAHLIHSCAFASLCLINVVALGPFGQPLFKSVAENEEAFTSLTGPMFEGMVEAYIRNAAFTELSKETMDMLKRPWIINEEGRKGFIRQMAQANSRSTEAVEGRYSEVGQVMPVRIIWGTEDQWIPVETAERLRTKLNAREVVLIEGAGHLVMYDQEGRLGVELGWWLSKVSHDRE
- a CDS encoding uncharacterized protein (COG:V;~EggNog:ENOG410PWF3;~InterPro:IPR012856,IPR012338,IPR001466,IPR027279;~MEROPS:MER0000457;~PFAM:PF07930,PF00144;~go_function: GO:0004177 - aminopeptidase activity [Evidence IEA]), with translation MPLRVPSRYRGPGGAVAIIKDGELAGKYTWGYADLRKRIPMTASTLMPICSITKQMLCLILKGLERNPTPAMVERGDIPQQLSDAFRQLVSPELIDNNGLRIDHLCNNQSGIRDYWAMSMFWGTQPEGGFTLAEDAKKALDRTKSLHFQPGTQFSYCNLNFHILARIVEHVSGTSLGELLSERLFLPAGMKTATLCADNAELPLPCVGYEGNESFGYIPAVNRTQWSGDAGVVASLEDMIAYECYLDKAWADQESVYREIAKEPLFDDGTPAGYGYGLEHIKYGQTATIGHGGAIRGYRLHRTQAPTERVAVVAMLNHEIDAAEVAGHILQQALSLPTQHGLPSMPAPNWAGIYFDPDAQLVVEVRLGGPGEVIVTYTGDDETLKLTEEFEAQSDLATATLCSDILIIHRKYENRNIQAKRIIAGQQAPKGDYVGRYHCTEMDSIFLCSGAGGMLYGSFKGFLGHGPAELMRYLGDDIWFLVCARGLDAPAPGNWTVVFQRDVQGEVVGVTFGCWLARKITFVKDRTP
- a CDS encoding uncharacterized protein (TransMembrane:4 (i33-61o81-103i115-138o150-172i)) yields the protein MSTEPLLPSYASATQHDASPHVRRHSARRRTSLVIPAAPVIQTLSGLTFMTTAIISTVWAYRSYVPPPELSPAEPPSLLPYFASLCLTISLGFWVGYLLFILYDGAGGPRMQRKVVIGASTVGKLVLAGAHIGVWLGYKYLLTGSKQPSWALMFLATQAWWDVLLLVVYSCLRAPVEPRVRW